A stretch of Aythya fuligula isolate bAytFul2 chromosome 1, bAytFul2.pri, whole genome shotgun sequence DNA encodes these proteins:
- the DONSON gene encoding protein downstream neighbor of Son, with protein sequence MAAPDPAPAVPGYSPGFKKPPATLRLKRKRPRRSEPQAEPQPCAEAPRVPPAPARRNPFSSLDNAPRGRQPPREPWPEGGPPSAAPFWQFLESAYEDKPSRNAERPEGANVLTLANDLHLPALTPDVPTSPRHEFPADWSIKTRLLFMSSQPFTWAEHLKAQEEAQGFAQHCRAAETNLPQSVQEPKLSTELRCAFQQSLVYWLHPSLPWLQLFPRIGADRKIAGKACPWSQDEALQQALMSEWSVSFTSLYNLLKAKLCPYFYVCTYQFTVLFRAAGLAGSDVITAVISPTTRGLREAMRNEGIEFSLPLVEESRTRKQKNSEVNLEAEAAKSPEVSRSPEDGEEPATSDDDESFSWLEEMGVRDKVKKQDAISIKLQKEKHEVQVDHKPESLALVKGTNTFTLLNFLINCKSLVAVAGPQAGLPPTLLSPIAFRGGTMQTLKARSINAKARVRLAYEDVFSLEVIGPVMPHSLHSLTMLLKAAQRGAFSAVLYTHEPTAVFNTSLDNASTAPNKETICKDLPKCGLHSKTLDQLSQLPTLGKSSIRFLEMKDYAYTWKS encoded by the exons ATGGCCGCCCCCGACCCCGCTCCCGCCGTGCCCGGCTACTCGCCGGGCTTCAAGAAGCCGCCGGCCACGCTGCGGCTCAAGCGCAAGCGGCCGCGGAGGAGCGAGCCCCAGGCCGAGCCGCAGCCCTGCGCCGAGGCTCCGCGGGTCCCCCCGGCGCCCGCCCGCCGCAACCCCTTCTCCAGCCTCGACAACGCGCCGCGGGGCCGGCAGCCGCCGCGGGAGCCGTGGCCGGAGGGGGGGCCCCCCTCGGCGGCGCCCTTCTGGCAG ttcttgGAGTCTGCTTACGAAGATAAGCCCAGCAGGAACGCGGAGCGGCCTGAAGGAGCCAACGTCCTCACCTTAGCCAAT gaCCTTCACTTACCTGCTCTTACACCTGATGTTCCCACCTCACCAAGGCATGAATTTCCTGCAGACTGGAGTATTAAAACACGACTTCTCTTTATGTCTTCTCAACCTTTTACCTGGGCAGAGCATTTAAAAGCACAAGAGGAAGCTCAAGGATTTGCTCAGCATTGtagagcagcagaaacaaacttGCCACAGAGCGTACAG GAACCAAAACTGTCAACAGAACTGCGTTGTGCCTTTCAGCAAAGTCTCGTGTACTGGCTTCACCCAtcgctgccctggctgcagctgttCCCTCGTATTGGAGCAGACAGGAAAATAGCTGGAAAGGCCTGCCCGTGGTCACAGGACGAAGCCTTGCAGCAAGCGCTAATGAGCGAATG GTCTGTCAGCTTTACCTCTCTGTACAACCTGCTCAAAGCCAAGCTGTGTCCCTACTTCTACGTATGCACCTACCAGTTCACCGTCCTGTTCCGTGCAGCTGGTCTTGCAGGGAGCGATGTTATCACAGCCGTGATTTCTCCCACAACCAGAGGCTTAAGGGAGGCCATGAGAAACGAAG GCATAGAGTTTTCCTTACCTTTGGTAGAAGAAAGTAGaaccagaaaacagaaaaactctgAAGTGAATTTGGAAGCAGAAGCTGCTAAAAGCCCTGAAGTGAGCAGAAGCCCTGAGGACGGAGA GGAACCTGCTACAAGTGATGATGATGAAAGTTTCTCTTGGCTTGAGGAGATGGGAGTCCGAGATAAGGTTAAAAAACAAGATGCTATCTCTATTAAACT TCAGAAGGAGAAGCATGAAGTGCAGGTGGATCACAAGCCCGAATCCCTCGCGTTGGTGAAAGGCACAAACACCTTCACTTTACTGAACTTCCTGATAAACTGCAAGAGCCTCGTGGCTGTGGCAGGCCCGCAGGCAGGGCTTCCACCAACTTTGTTGTCCCCCATTGCTTTCCGAGGCGGAACAATGCAAACGCTCAAA GCTCGAAGCATCAATGCGAAAGCCAGGGTTCGCCTGGCATATGAAGATGTCTTCAGCTTGGAGGTCATCGGCCCCGTCATGCCGCACTCCCTCCATTCGCTGACCATGCTGCTGAAGGCCGCGCAGAGAGGAGCGTTCTCTGCAGTGCTCTACACCCATGAGCCAACAGCTGTGTTTAACACTAGCCTTGATAACGCAAGCACTGCCCCGAATAAG GAAACCATATGCAAAGACCTTCCTAAGTGTGGACTGCATTCTAAAACTCTGGATCAGCTGAGCCAGCTGCCAACGCTGGGAAAATCTTCCATCCGATTTCTGGAAATGAAGGACTACGCATATACCTGGAAGTCCTAG